A region of the Granulicella aggregans genome:
AGATCTTCCGCATCCGCTTCCAGAAGAGCCTGGGCAACCAGGAAGGCATCAAGAAGCTGCGCGTGCTGAAGACCGACATCGCACGCATCAAGACGATTGCTCGTGAGCGCACTTTGAGTGCGGAGCGCGAGGCCAACCCGGTGGTGAAGAACGTCGCCCCGGCCAAGAGCACACGCACCGCGCGCAAGAACGCGAAGAAGGGCTAACCCATGGCAGAGACAGTGAACACTACCCCCGCAACTACGGACGCAACGGCTGAAGCAGCGGCTACGCGCCGCAACGAGAAGGTCGGCCTCGTCGTTTCGACGAAGATGCAGAAGACGATCGTGGTTGAGATCGAGATGCGCAAGGCGCATCCGAAGTACAAGCGCGTGATGAAGTCGAATAAGAAGTTCTACGCGCACGACGAGCAGAACTCCGCCCGCGTCGGCGATGTGGTCCGCATCCGCGAGGCGCGTCCGCTTTCGAAGCTGAAGCGCTGGTCGCTCGAGGAGATTGTTCGCCGCTCCTCGCTCGCGCAGGCTGAAGACAAGGCCCCGGTCGCTGCACCGGCGAAGTAGTTCGCCCGGAAGATAAAGCAGATCCTCCGCTTGCAGCGAAGGATGACAAGATTTAGAAGATTTGGTTAGAGATTCAGGAGCCGAACGATGTCAGTACAAATGAGAACAATGCTTGACGTGGCCGATAACTCGGGCGCACGCAAGTTGCAGGTAATCCTTCCGCTCGGCGGCGGGCTGGGCAAGAAGGCCGGTCTCGGCGATGTCGTTACGGCAGCGGTGAAGGAAGCTTCGCCCGATGGCACGGTCAAGAAGGGCAAGGTCGTGAAGGCGGTCATCGTCCGCACGCGCAAGGAGTATCGCCGCCGCGATGGCACGTATATCCGCTTCGATCAGAACGCGGCTGTCGTGATCAACGACTCGAACGAGCCGGTGGGAACGCGTGTCTTCGGACCTGTGGCCCGTGAACTTCGCGACAAGAAGTTTCTGAAGATTGTTTCGCTGGCACCTGAAGTTATCTAACTTCGGATGTTGGTGATTCGTAAGTACCAAGCAAGCCGGTCTTAGACCGAGGGACTTCGGCGGATAACCGGGGTCGATAGCGAGGAGCTAGTTATGGCAAGCATCAAGATCAAGCGGAATGACCAGGTTGAAGTAATTGCTGGCAAGGATAAGGGTAAGAAGGGCCGCGTCCTTCGTGTCATCGGAGAGAAGAACCGTCTGTTGGTTGAGGGCGTGATGATGATGAAGAAGCACGTGAAGCCGAACCCGCAGCGGAATATCAAGGGCGGCATTGCGGAGCAGGAAGCGACCATCCACATCTCGAATGTGATGCTGATCGACGCTGAGGGTAACAGGACGCGCGTCGGCACCCGGGTTGAGGGTGACAAGAAGGTTCGCGTTTCGAAGGTTTCGGGCAACGTGATTCCCGAGAAGAAGAAGTAAGAAGCGAGAGCGAAATGCGGGGATTCTTCCGCTTCACTTCGTTCAGCGTCAGAATGACGGCGGTATTGTAACTAAGGTTCACCCTACGAAACGGTAATGGCTCACTCGAAAAGCAGATCCTCCGCCTTCGGCGAAGGATGACAAGCTGAGAGAATGGTCAAACCCCGGAACCGTGGAGAAAGCGAAGAGAGCAATCATGGCGGCACGATTCAAAGAGAAGTACAACAACGAGATCAAGCAGGCGATCGCGAAGGAACTGAACATCGAGAACGCGATGGCGATTCCGAAGCTTGAGAAGATCGTCATCAACATGGGTCTGGGCGAAGCGACCCAGAACGTCAAGATCATGGACCCGCTCGTGGCTGATCTTGCTGCGATCGCCGGACAGAAGCCGGTTACGACTAAGGCGAAGAAGTCCATCGCGGCCTTCAAGGTTCGCGAGGGCATGCCCATCGGAGCGATGGTTACCCTGCGCGGCGATGCCATGTACGAGTTCCTGGACCGCCTGATTTCGATCGCGCTTCCGCGTGTTCGTGACTTCAAGGGTGTTTCGGCAAAGAGCTTCGATGGACGCGGCAACTACACGCTGGGTCTGCGCGATCAGCTCATCTTCGCTGAGATCGACTATGCGAAGGTTGACAAGCTCAAGGGCATGAACGTGACCATCGTGACGACCGCCAAGGACGATAATGGCGCTCGCACGCTGCTCAAAGCGTTCGGTATGCCCTTCCGTACTGCCTAAGCGTTAGAAACAGGCAGAACAAGTTCGGTGAAATCCACAAGTTTCGCGTAGAATTGAAAGAGAGTTATGGCAACTACAGCAAAGCGCGTCAAAGACGCACGAGTTCCGAAGTTCAAGTCCCGCCAGCACAACCGTTGCCAGATCTGCGGTCGTCCTCGCGCTTTCCTGCGTAAGTTCGGCGTCTGCCGTCTCTGCTTCCGTTCGCTCGCCCTCAAGGGTGAGATTCCGGGTGTTGTGAAGTCCAGCTGGTAATTCCGTTTGACGCGGGCTCGGCGCAAAGCTGAAGCCCGCAAAACTCCAGAGACCTCATTTCGTTGCTTCTTCGGGAGCTTCAGAGTGCAGAAGTCTGGACGTAACAAGTAGCAACATTTCCGCTGGTTCTCACGAGTGCTTTCACAAAAGGCAAGCGCGAGCGAACGGGGAATGAAGGAGAATTGATGAACCTGACCGACCCAGTAGCAGATTTTTTGACCCGTATCCGCAACTCCGTCCGTGCCCGCCACCAGAAGCTTGACGTTCCCGCCTCGAAGTTGAAGGCGGAGATCGCTCGCATTCTGAAGGAAGAGGGTTACATCGCGAACTTCAAGCCTGCTGAAGAGAACGGCATGAAGGTGATCCGCGTGTACCTGAAGTACGGCCCGAACAACGAGTCCGTCATTCGCGACCTGAAGCGCATCTCGCGTCCCGGTTGCCGTGTTTACCTTGGCCGCGATGAGATTCGTCGCGTGCAGGGTGGACTTGGTATCTCGATCATGACGACCCCGAAGGGTGTTATGACTGGCCGCCAGGCTCGCCGTGAAGGCGTTGGCGGAGAGATTCTCGCCGAAGTTTGGTAATTCTTTTTGGATTTAGGGAGTACGGCGTGAGATATCGCCGGGCTGCAGTGGAACTTATCGGTTTCGACTCATAAGGGACTCGCAAGCCACATAAGGATTCGTATATGTCACGTATTGGTAAGAAGCCGATTCCGCTTCCGGCGGGCGTCAAGTGGACCGTCAACGAAGAGGGCACCTCTGTTCTTGTCGAAGGCCCGAAGGGCAAGGTCAACGCGATACTTCCTGGCGGCATCAAGCTCGTCGTCAAAGAGGGCAACCTTATCGCCGAGCGCGAGAACGATAAGCAGGCTGCGTTTCACGGGCTTGCTCGTGCGCTTGTGTTCAACGCGGTCACTGGCGTTACGACCGGCTGGACCAAAGAGATCGACATCGTCGGTATCGGATACCGTGCGGAGTTGAAGGGCAAGAACATGGTTGTGTTCACGCTCGGCTACTCCCACCCGATCGAGTTCCCGCTGCCTACCGGCATCGAGGTAACGATCGATCCGAAGCAGACTCACCTTACCGTTTCGGGCATCGATCGCCAGAAGGTCGGTCAGATTGCCGCCGACATGCGTTCGCTGCGTAAGCCTGATCCGTACAAGAACAAGGGCGTCCGCTACACCGGTGAGAAGCTGAAGAAGAAGGTCGGAAAGACCGGCGCCAAGTAAAATTTAGGGGCCAGGGCTAGCGTCCTGGTCCCACAAAAAGAGATAGAGACCGAACGTCATCAGCACTCTGGTGACGCTACTAGGAAGGAAAAGAAAATGATTAATCCTCGTCAACGCAATGTCATTCGCCAGCGCGTTCACACGCGCATCCGCGAGAAGATGTCGGGCACCGCAGAGCGTCCGCGTCTGAACGTTTATCGCTCGCTCAACCACATCTACACGCAGCTGATCGACGACCTGAACGGCGTCACGATCGCTTCGGCTTCGTCGATGGGCAAGAAGGGCGAAGAGAAGGTCTACGGCGGCAACGTCGAGGCTGCAAAGGCTGTCGGCAAGCTGATCGCTGAGCGCGCTCTCGAGAAGGGCATCAAGAAGATTGTGTTCGATCGCGGCGGCTACCTGTATC
Encoded here:
- the rplX gene encoding 50S ribosomal protein L24 — translated: MASIKIKRNDQVEVIAGKDKGKKGRVLRVIGEKNRLLVEGVMMMKKHVKPNPQRNIKGGIAEQEATIHISNVMLIDAEGNRTRVGTRVEGDKKVRVSKVSGNVIPEKKK
- the rplR gene encoding 50S ribosomal protein L18 — encoded protein: MINPRQRNVIRQRVHTRIREKMSGTAERPRLNVYRSLNHIYTQLIDDLNGVTIASASSMGKKGEEKVYGGNVEAAKAVGKLIAERALEKGIKKIVFDRGGYLYHGRVKALADAAREAGLDF
- the rpsQ gene encoding 30S ribosomal protein S17, with protein sequence MAETVNTTPATTDATAEAAATRRNEKVGLVVSTKMQKTIVVEIEMRKAHPKYKRVMKSNKKFYAHDEQNSARVGDVVRIREARPLSKLKRWSLEEIVRRSSLAQAEDKAPVAAPAK
- the rplE gene encoding 50S ribosomal protein L5; the protein is MAARFKEKYNNEIKQAIAKELNIENAMAIPKLEKIVINMGLGEATQNVKIMDPLVADLAAIAGQKPVTTKAKKSIAAFKVREGMPIGAMVTLRGDAMYEFLDRLISIALPRVRDFKGVSAKSFDGRGNYTLGLRDQLIFAEIDYAKVDKLKGMNVTIVTTAKDDNGARTLLKAFGMPFRTA
- the rpmC gene encoding 50S ribosomal protein L29; translation: MELKKIRGLSDEELKTEQAKAGEQIFRIRFQKSLGNQEGIKKLRVLKTDIARIKTIARERTLSAEREANPVVKNVAPAKSTRTARKNAKKG
- the rplF gene encoding 50S ribosomal protein L6 — encoded protein: MSRIGKKPIPLPAGVKWTVNEEGTSVLVEGPKGKVNAILPGGIKLVVKEGNLIAERENDKQAAFHGLARALVFNAVTGVTTGWTKEIDIVGIGYRAELKGKNMVVFTLGYSHPIEFPLPTGIEVTIDPKQTHLTVSGIDRQKVGQIAADMRSLRKPDPYKNKGVRYTGEKLKKKVGKTGAK
- the rpsH gene encoding 30S ribosomal protein S8, encoding MNLTDPVADFLTRIRNSVRARHQKLDVPASKLKAEIARILKEEGYIANFKPAEENGMKVIRVYLKYGPNNESVIRDLKRISRPGCRVYLGRDEIRRVQGGLGISIMTTPKGVMTGRQARREGVGGEILAEVW
- a CDS encoding type Z 30S ribosomal protein S14, whose product is MATTAKRVKDARVPKFKSRQHNRCQICGRPRAFLRKFGVCRLCFRSLALKGEIPGVVKSSW
- the rplN gene encoding 50S ribosomal protein L14; this encodes MSVQMRTMLDVADNSGARKLQVILPLGGGLGKKAGLGDVVTAAVKEASPDGTVKKGKVVKAVIVRTRKEYRRRDGTYIRFDQNAAVVINDSNEPVGTRVFGPVARELRDKKFLKIVSLAPEVI